One genomic window of SAR202 cluster bacterium includes the following:
- a CDS encoding SDR family oxidoreductase encodes VSLMTGGEAVIQKAVDTYGQLDILVNSVGVRRDEMIFNMRPEDFEVVIQNSLKSYFTTSKYACILFRQQRYGRIVNLTSDAGLGEIGMSNYSAATEGIVGMTRTIARDMGRYGVTCNAVSPVAKTRLFPGGVDSYRTSGIYPTPDDRAGLGLKEPGIGWADDNSPEDPGNVAPLVAYLAGEGSPNANGYVFGVRGGDIYLYTNPEVERAIYHEKVFSMDELDDLVPRIISFDM; translated from the coding sequence GTTTCTCTTATGACAGGTGGGGAAGCTGTAATACAAAAAGCAGTAGACACATATGGCCAATTAGATATATTAGTCAACAGTGTCGGTGTTAGAAGAGATGAAATGATTTTTAATATGAGGCCAGAGGATTTTGAAGTTGTGATACAAAACTCACTTAAATCGTATTTTACTACCAGTAAATATGCTTGTATTTTGTTTCGACAACAAAGATACGGGCGAATAGTAAATTTAACATCTGACGCAGGTTTAGGTGAAATTGGTATGTCAAACTATTCTGCAGCAACTGAAGGTATTGTTGGTATGACGAGAACTATAGCAAGAGATATGGGAAGGTATGGAGTAACATGTAATGCAGTGTCTCCTGTAGCAAAAACTAGATTATTTCCTGGAGGTGTAGATTCATATAGAACTTCAGGAATTTATCCTACTCCAGATGATAGAGCAGGATTAGGATTAAAAGAGCCTGGTATAGGCTGGGCAGATGATAATTCACCTGAAGACCCTGGAAATGTTGCTCCATTAGTAGCGTATTTAGCTGGTGAAGGCTCTCCAAATGCAAATGGTTATGTATTTGGTGTGCGTGGCGGTGATATATATCTATATACTAACCCAGAAGTCGAAAGAGCAATTTACCATGAGAAAGTTTTTTCAATGGATGAATTAGATGATTTAGTACCAAGAATTATATCTTTTGATATGTAA
- a CDS encoding SDR family NAD(P)-dependent oxidoreductase, giving the protein MGNRLEGKVAIVTGGGGGIGRGVCRLLAEEGASVVVNDVGGAVDGTGASTGPADELVSEIKENGGVAVSNYDTIATMEGAGKLVQAALDNFGRVDILMHVAGILRDRMVFNMTEEEWDAVLSVHLYGAFNTVKQVVPHLIEQRSGRIIIFSSGSGLGNSGQTNYAAAKEGQVGFVRSLSRELAPFNITVNAVYPGGDTRMTGSIPDSALEIRAQRGISSRRTVPTKELWEPRHPDRNAPKAVYLCTDAAENITGEVIGTSGPPMTLYSPRHVSRVIHSDTPWTLDQLEVMMPNAITDGIPNPAPAVQPEEK; this is encoded by the coding sequence ATGGGAAATAGATTAGAAGGAAAAGTAGCAATTGTGACCGGTGGTGGTGGTGGAATAGGCCGCGGAGTATGTAGGTTACTTGCTGAAGAAGGTGCATCTGTAGTAGTTAATGATGTTGGAGGAGCAGTAGATGGAACTGGTGCTTCAACAGGACCAGCAGATGAATTGGTATCAGAAATAAAAGAAAATGGCGGCGTTGCTGTTTCAAATTATGACACTATTGCAACTATGGAAGGTGCAGGCAAACTTGTGCAAGCTGCCCTAGATAATTTTGGTAGAGTTGATATATTAATGCACGTTGCTGGTATTCTTCGAGATCGAATGGTCTTTAATATGACAGAAGAAGAATGGGATGCAGTATTATCAGTACATTTGTATGGAGCATTTAATACAGTCAAACAAGTTGTACCTCATTTAATTGAACAAAGGTCCGGAAGAATAATTATATTTTCTTCTGGTTCTGGACTTGGTAATTCTGGTCAAACAAATTACGCTGCTGCTAAAGAAGGTCAAGTAGGGTTTGTTCGTTCTCTTTCACGAGAATTGGCTCCTTTTAATATTACTGTTAATGCAGTATACCCAGGAGGAGATACAAGGATGACAGGAAGTATTCCTGATTCAGCTTTGGAAATTCGAGCACAAAGAGGTATATCTAGTAGAAGAACCGTTCCTACAAAAGAATTATGGGAACCAAGACATCCGGACAGAAATGCTCCAAAAGCAGTATATTTATGCACAGATGCTGCAGAAAATATAACAGGTGAAGTAATAGGTACATCTGGTCCTCCAATGACTTTATATTCTCCTAGGCACGTATCAAGAGTCATACATAGTGATACGCCTTGGACTTTAGACCAACTAGAAGTCATGATGCCTAACGCAATTACAGATGGGATACCAAATCCTGCACCAGCAGTACAGCCAGAAGAAAAATAA
- a CDS encoding MFS transporter, with protein sequence MITKSFYDLRPWFVAFSGMALLCLLIGLNTQCMGLFFIALEQEFRWSRALISGAFSVVRIEGSFLGPIEGFLADKFGPDTMILIGGVITSIGFVILGLVQNPVMFYISLLVITAGVGLGSFIPVTTSVNWWFKKHRNTGLGIAMAGVPAGAALLLPLVTILIEIYNWRTTAYILAAVTFVVSVPLSQVMRKPKVIEENNNSDNEFSDSHAVSIEDDFSLKQAIKTSAFWIIPSVHALNGFTTHAVYVHGLIRLTDAGFSIAVASTVFAVYGFIEILMRVFGSFIGDLIDKRHAIWIFCAIQGLGVVFLGLIPDTSESFSTAIIMAYLFAITFAIGHGGRGPAIVAIRGEYFGRANFGKIMGVGGFITSLTGIITPIALGYYFDQVGDYVIPFIICGLLTAFGGLLILFAKKPN encoded by the coding sequence TTGATTACGAAATCTTTTTATGATCTAAGGCCGTGGTTTGTTGCTTTTTCTGGGATGGCCCTGTTGTGTTTGCTTATAGGACTTAATACTCAATGTATGGGGTTATTTTTCATAGCTTTAGAACAAGAATTTCGATGGAGCAGGGCATTAATATCCGGTGCTTTTTCTGTTGTACGGATTGAAGGTAGTTTTCTTGGTCCGATTGAAGGGTTTTTAGCTGATAAATTTGGTCCAGATACAATGATCCTAATTGGTGGAGTTATAACATCTATTGGATTTGTGATATTGGGACTCGTTCAAAATCCTGTAATGTTTTATATTTCCTTGCTAGTTATTACAGCTGGAGTTGGTCTTGGAAGTTTTATACCTGTTACTACATCAGTAAATTGGTGGTTTAAAAAACATCGTAACACTGGACTCGGTATTGCTATGGCAGGGGTTCCTGCAGGAGCTGCTCTACTTTTACCTTTAGTAACCATATTGATAGAAATATATAACTGGAGAACTACAGCATACATTTTAGCTGCAGTGACATTTGTAGTATCCGTACCACTAAGCCAGGTAATGAGAAAACCAAAAGTTATCGAGGAAAACAACAATTCCGATAATGAATTTAGTGATAGCCATGCTGTTTCAATTGAAGATGATTTTTCATTAAAACAAGCAATAAAAACATCGGCTTTTTGGATAATCCCAAGTGTTCATGCTTTGAATGGATTTACAACTCATGCAGTTTATGTACACGGGCTTATAAGACTCACAGATGCTGGTTTTTCTATAGCTGTAGCATCTACTGTATTTGCTGTGTATGGTTTTATAGAGATATTAATGCGTGTTTTTGGTAGTTTCATAGGAGACTTAATTGATAAAAGACATGCTATTTGGATATTTTGTGCGATTCAGGGGCTAGGTGTCGTTTTTCTTGGATTAATACCTGATACTTCAGAGAGTTTTTCTACAGCAATCATTATGGCATATTTATTCGCAATAACGTTTGCTATAGGACATGGAGGTAGAGGTCCTGCAATTGTGGCTATCCGTGGAGAATATTTTGGGAGGGCAAATTTTGGAAAAATTATGGGAGTAGGAGGGTTTATCACAAGTTTAACAGGTATAATTACTCCTATAGCCCTAGGATATTATTTTGACCAAGTGGGAGACTATGTAATACCGTTTATTATTTGCGGCTTACTAACCGCTTTTGGAGGACTTTTGATATTATTTGCGAAAAAACCTAATTAA